The genome window TGCCCCGCctcccccccccggcagctacgccactacaTGTAGTAGCATACCTAACTACCACACTATAACCAGAATTTGTCTGTTTTATTCTTCCACAGGGCCTGGGGCGAGGCGTTCTTTTTAGCCGTACAGACGTCCACCATAGCTTTTCTATGTCTATTATACACCGGGCAAAGTAGCCATGCAATAGCATACGTGACTAGCTATCTTGCTATTATGTATGTGCTATTATCAGGGCTCACCCCTATGAGTGTTTTAGCCACCTTTCAAGCTTCCAATATGCCTGTTGTAGTATTAGCCAAAGTAAGTACATATAAATGaaaggagcgattgccgaatagggtgcaactctactagtcttattacaagactgccccaccccaaccctaaaccccaaccctaaactcagtaaacgaggactggactcaagtctagcaagttgcaccctattcggtaatcgtaCCAAATGAAACAAACATACATGTGAtttgatcaagctaaatgagtcatatgtggccaagccttgaaataagcaggcgctgGGTGCAAATTTGCCTTCATAAAGCCAAAAATTGCTCCAGGTCattgtaaaattcacatggaccagcagcaattttctaaaacaaattgctcctggttccagttttgcacttgatgcagtagtgttGGTATATGCTGTATTGTACATATGCAGAAAAGGGTTTactttgaaaattgctcctgtttcttcagatagatattgctcctggttcttgtaaaatcccagtgaaccagatgcaatgttcaaaaacaaattgctcctggttccagtccgcttatttcaaggcttgtatgtggcaaatactgattttgagatatatcccCGGGATATAGCCAATAACATGTAACTTCCTTTGCATTAGCCACAAATTGGTAAACCTCTGCAAGCTTCAGAATTCGCCTCTGATCATGCAGATCTCAAGCACCGGCCCGGCACCATTGGGCCACTCTGTGAAATGGTAAATTAAAAAATGGTTAATTACAAATATTCAGAACTGGACATAATTAAAAATATTCAGAACTGGACATGCTGAAGTGGTCCATAGATCTCTCTTAAGGATACAAAATACAACATGATAAGTCAAAACTTAAGCGTCCATGTGAAATTACTTAAGGACCCAAAGAATACGGTATTAATTTTGGTTCACTTTAGTTTGGTGGtgacattaaggtggtactacaccccttgatagatttgtgactatttttgcatttttctcaaaaaataataacacactggtagcaaaagttatgtatattataggggcaatgaatccagttactacactgaaatttcagtgactcaagacaagttgtacattatttatgataagaaaagaggtagcgctagaatgtacctcatttcttaacatatataatgaaccacttgtcttcaatcactgaaatttcagtgaagtaattggattccttgcccctataatatgtacacataacttttgttaccagtgtgtagttattttttgagaaaaatgcaaaattagtcacaaaatttatcagggggtgtagtaccaccttaagttaaTTGCAAAGAGCatacatgcatttgtgcaagCAAGGGCAGTTTGTCTGCCCACTTGCGGCACAACCACAAAATAGTGTTGATATTGGTTAAAATAATCAATGTGAATAAGGTAGTAATAGCATGAAATATGATTACTAAGAATTGAAGATAAGTTTTTTCTTGCAATTTTATTCTGTGTACTTACTTCAACACAAAGAAACAAATAgtacatacatgcatacaataCATACGTACAATAAGGTTTTATATCTAGGGGCAATTTCTTTGTAAGTGTACATTTACcctatttcgtcaaataaatgccCTTTgtgggcgttacattttccaaatggggggcgtttattcaaggtcaattttagaacgataattcccgttaaaatcattaggtaaacttaaaactcacgctaaaatgatgaactatgaactagaaacactgacttctggttcacttccgggtttccaatcaaGATTTTCGTCAAAAgtgacactattatcgaccatgtgtgcaacttggtaagcttactacacaagatagcatgaaaataccggcatttttgaaacatcttggttgaaaaaagtgaggggggggggcaactatttgacgaaatacggtagtaaGAAAACATGACCAatatttttattctttgttttgttttcacacCAGTTTATGCAAGCCAAAACCAACTACAGTAACGGTCACACGGGTCAGCTATCAGCCGTCACAGTCTTCCTTCTCTTCCTGGGTAGCATTGCCAGAATCTTTACCACCATCCAAGAAACGGGTGATACAGTTATGACATTGGTATACATCGTATCGACGCTCTCAAACGGCGTGATAGCAGCGCAGGTGTTATGGTATTGGGAAGCTACCGCAGAACATATGAGGAGACAGAAGACAAAAAAGAAGGAATGATGAGGCTGATTTGGTggatttttatcataaaaagggAGTAAATTATATTAGGTATAACAACAAAAATTGGCTGCAGTTGTATTGAAGCTACTCAACATAGTCCGaagagtaggacctgttttttcttagttGCCAACTCTACtcagactctgatcgctcaagaaagattaaccacgaAAATCCACTTACCACCCCATCCAAAATCGGGCGGCGCAGACACTGGACTTTCGCAATTCATCTTTCTtgtgccatgtgagatagtgatcatagtctgagccAGTATAATCTGGTAGCTAAGAAAAAAAGggcctactcgtcggactaaacCAACATGTAGCAGGGAGATTTTccaaagtgtttttgttttaaatgggtCGTTTGTCCGATCACACTTGTCAATGGAAAGTCATAAATTGCTAAAGATTTTTGCTCTGAAGGATTATTAGTCAGAAAGGTTTTTGGTTTGAGAGGTCCAATCATTTGTCTGGAAATTTCTCTTTaatgtttattgtttttaaagaTTATTTCTCCGAAAGTTTGTTAATCCGCaaggtttttattttaaatggacATTAATCCGAAAAGGGTATATTTTTGGAGATATGACTCATCAGAGCAATGACCGTGTCGGGAAAAAGATCTTTCTCAGAAATGACCATTAGGATCAAAGACCATTTCAGAACAAAAACTCTTTGGAGCAAAAACCATTTGGAACAAAAACATTTCAGAATATAAACCTACCCTCCTCCCCACATGGCTGAGCATCACTTTTGGTGTGACTGCAGTGAACCATCATAGGTTGGTGGTCCAGGCACTGGTTCGAATTCGTTTAACaattttgcgtagcagtttttggccaattcatcataatcaggatacttccatatactaaagcactataaaaagtgctatacaaatgcaaaattgggtaacagttacttcaaaataaggagcaaactgctatgtgatacagccgaattcgaaccctgtccAGGCAGTATGCGCAGAGAAAGAGTGATGAGGGGATGGTGTAGCTAGGATGATGTAGTAGGGGTGTTTATGCTTATCGTGCTTTGAACACTCAGTTCTAAAAAGATGACTCAGTCACAGTACAGCAGCTCATTTGTGTTGTTTTGCCTGATTACtaaatgtttgtttgtaaatgaaaaggatCTATGGCTGCTGCAAAACCATAGAAACTTTCCATTTCAACAAGAACAAACATACAATAAGCCATTTCACAATTTCAGATcaaagtgcattgtgggtaatatgctTGGAATTAATTGGAGATAAACAGCTCAATCTACTCCATTGACGAAGCGTGTGATGAACCGCGCCTGAAAGGGATTCCCTGATGATTTTGCTTTCTTGCTTTCCACTAGAATCAAATTatgtatttcttggccaaactggaacactgtgaatgcTACTGGCTCCGCAATAAACACGAATATATCgcagtacagaagaaagtatacatgcgtcttacactgcgtacacgcttgtacaatacatggacgcaacgcgcatgttccagtttggccaagaattatagCAGTTTCTAGCTGGCTCATCAATAATTTCCTTGTCTTATACAAGTGTTCAGAAGACATCAAgacccaaaaatatgaaaaacacacGTAGGAAGTGTTTTTTACAAAGTGCAAAGTTCAGCCTCATTGAAATACTATGGCGAGTCTTCGATGTTTATCTCTAATTAATTCCGatcatattacccacaatgcactttgATCTGAAATTGCAAAAGGGCTTATTGCTATTGAATCCATTTGATGAAACTCAAATTCTGTTATCCCAATATTAGAATTGCCAATTACTCTAGTGTGGTGCTATTGTAGGATTATCTGTctgaactctctccacgcggggtgttgactgcaggcgacaagttttaatttttctttcaaaattgcgtcatcagctatggggagaaaatggggggtattcaggtccttgccaacggtgcgcggagacaaacaaaaacaattctgcgtctcatctgaagcgtcttggtacctGCGTGTAGGTCGCAACAAGTGCCTCTCTCAAATGTGCCCTTAACGAATGTCTcaagtgcattccgagggaaaccgaatacccccaatttgtgctccatgcctgtatcaagatggcggtcgagtctcGATTCTCTTTCTTTAATTCTGTGAGCTGGGATGGTGTAGGGGAGGGGCAGGTGTTCATGCTGACCTTGTTTTAAACACTAAATTCTAACAAGATAGCTCACAGTACAGCAGCTCATTTGTGTTGTTTTGCCTGATTACtaaatgtttgtttgtaaatgaaaaggatCTATGGCTGCTGCAAAACCATAGAAACTTTCCATTTCAACAAGAACAAACATACAATAAGCCATTTCACAATTTCAGATcaaagtgcattgtgggtaatatgctTGGAATTAATTGGAGATAAACAACTCAATCTACTCCATTGACGAAGCGTGTGATGAACCGCACCTGAAAGGGATTCCCTGATGATTTTGCTTTCTTGCTTTCCACTAGAATCAAATTatgtatttcttggccaaactggaacactgtgaatgcTACTGGCTCCGCAATAAACACGAATATATCgcagtacagaagaaagtatacatgtgtcttacactgcgtacacgcttgtacaatacatggacgcaacgcgcatgttccagtttggccaagaattatagCAGTTTCTAGCTGGCTCATCAATAATTTCCTTGTCTTATACAAGTGTTCAGAAGACATCAAgacccaaaaatatgaaaaacacacGTAGGAAGTGTTTTTTACAAAGTGCAAAGTTCAGCCTCATTGAAATACTATGGCGAGTCTTCGATGTTTATCTCTAATTAATTCCGatcatattacccacaatgcactttgATCTGAAATTGCAAAAGGGCTTATTGCTATTGAATCCATTTGAAGAAACTCAAATTCTGTTATCCCAATATTAGAATTGCCAATTACTCTAGTGTGGTGCTATTGTAGGATTGTCTGTctgaactctctccacgcggggtattgattgcagacgacaagttttaatttttctttcaaaattcaaaaaattttagaattgtaaattttcatgaccatattttgaatcggcatgaaaaatgcattaaaatgagtacaaacaagcctagtggttcttaagatagctcttgatattttgagaaaatatctcaaaacttgggactttttatgttgaagcctatggctagcatgcagagcattaatgttcAATGAATCATTGAATAGATAGGTGTACTGGGTATTACCTTTGTGTAAGTCTAATCACAATTAGCCTACATGTAGACTTTGATCAGTACCAAATCGGCAGGAATTGTTATACTTTTTAGTACTACGgtgaaaagtagacccacttgAAAGCGACATAGTTGACCTATGTGGTCTGAATTTTGTGTGTAACAGAAGGTAGACGATGCATAGGGCATGAATTCATAATTCTTGATatacttctggtgagatgtcagaAGAAAATTCTCTGAATACAATATATTAATCCATGATGTTATAAAGCCTGCATATTTAggactgatcaaagtatagtatcAACATGGGGATTATACAGCTTATGCAATAAAACTGTTTAATCCCTCAGTGAAGTCTTGacaattctgtcggtcggacatccgggctatctctagtctcgggcccaaactgcatgtggctcacggtttgttgtgaacaacagaaaccggctgtgaaggaggctacatagcgatgttgctggagtgaccctcaatttcggaaaaaacaacactcgaccattgaatttaattttaagtttgtcagtatataaacagtaaatcaagtaagtttcttccactctgaagacttagaaacggttgtttgattccactgactatttgcgatcgaaatttacataacaccaatgacagaaatcatcaacaaaaatcgaatgttttcactcgaccgtgagtcgcatcatcaaccggaagtgacgtggcacggaccgacagaatagatgTCCATCTAGCTTAGATCATGAATGCACTACCAGATTTCTATTGCTGCTGactccagaggtacactgctgcccaactACTttgtaccagtgtagtaccaatccagtaccagtgtgtgtactaTACATAGGATTTCGATGTGTACTCTAGATTACCCACGTAGGTACTCCAGAGTACCAAAGAAGCAGcagggcagcagtgtacctctgggggtgcagcaataggaatctggctGTGTAGAGTCATGAGGTGTAAGCAGATAAAATTGTATT of Amphiura filiformis chromosome 14, Afil_fr2py, whole genome shotgun sequence contains these proteins:
- the LOC140170368 gene encoding mannose-P-dolichol utilization defect 1 protein-like; amino-acid sequence: MATHEGLFAWLVLLILPEECYVEFFEKFNFLDVPCLKIAISKGLGYGIILGSVMVKLPQIFKILASKSGEGISIIGVTFELIAISSTWAYSVANSFPFSAWGEAFFLAVQTSTIAFLCLLYTGQSSHAIAYVTSYLAIMYVLLSGLTPMSVLATFQASNMPVVVLAKFMQAKTNYSNGHTGQLSAVTVFLLFLGSIARIFTTIQETGDTVMTLVYIVSTLSNGVIAAQVLWYWEATAEHMRRQKTKKKE